The following are encoded together in the Montipora foliosa isolate CH-2021 chromosome 12, ASM3666993v2, whole genome shotgun sequence genome:
- the LOC137980959 gene encoding uncharacterized protein, with product MADIEAMFYQVRVAEEDRTFLRFLWWPEGNLDENLEEYQMVGHLFGKASSPACSNFALRKMAEDNSDHFPRKVVSSINKNFYVDDCLKSLPSTEEALQHASDLKCLLSRGGFHLTNWVSNSRRVLDAIPEAERAKEVKNLDLSKEDLPFERALGVRWCIETDTFGFKIDLKHSPPTRRGILSVVSSVYDPLGLAAPFVLPAKRLLQDLCPEKLEWDDAISSNYEVFWERWLADLPKLSKFSVER from the coding sequence ATGGCGGATATTGAAGCGATGTTTTACCAGGTTAGAGTAGCCGAAGAAGACCGAACCTTTCTCCGTTTCCTGTGGTGGCCTGAGGGTAATCTGGACGAAAATCTCGAAGAGTATCAGATGGTTGGGCATTTGTTTGGAAAAGCTTCATCTCCAGCATGTTCCAACTTTGCCCTGCGAAAGATGGCAGAGGACAACAGCGACCACTTTCCAAGGAAAGTTGTAAGCTCGATTAACAAGAACTTTTATGTAGACGATTGCCTGAAATCCTTACCATCAACTGAAGAAGCTTTACAACATGCAAGTGATTTAAAATGTTTGCTGTCAAGAGGTGGATTTCATCTGACCAACTGGGTTAGTAATAGTCGCAGAGTCCTTGATGCCATCCCTGAAGCCGAGCGCGCCAAAGAAGTAAAGAACTTGGACCTTAGTAAAGAAGATCTACCATTCGAAAGAGCCCTTGGAGTTCGATGGTGCATCGAAACGGATACTTTTGGGTTCAAGATAGACCTGAAACATAGCCCACCCACACGAAGAGGAATCCTTTCGGTTGTGAGTTCAGTTTATGATCCTCTTGGTCTCGCTGCACCGTTCGTGTTGCCAGCCAAACGCTTGCTTCAAGATTTATGCCCGGAGAAGCTAGAATGGGATGATGCGATCTCCTCAAATTACGAGGTTTTTTGGGAACGATGGTTGgcagatttacccaaattgtctAAATTCTCTGTCGAACGCTGA